The nucleotide sequence AGCTAGAAGAGGCACGCTTGGAGGGAAGTCTGCTGGCTGGGGTCAATGCGGTGGGGGCGAATTTTAGCCGCGCGCAGCTTCGCAATGTCGATTTGAGCGATGCCAATGGGATTGGGGCCAGTTTTCGGCAGGCAGATTTGCGAGATGCCGATTTGAGTGGAACCGTGCTGCAGCGGGCCGATCTGAGCGATGCGATTTTGATTGCAGCGGTGCTTTGCCAGACAGATTTGAGTCGGGCCAATTTGTTCGAGGCAGAACTGATTGCTGCCGACCTCCACAGCGCTCAACTCTGTCGGACCAATTTGACTGGCGCTCACCTATTGAATGCCTGTCTGTTTCGTGCCAATCTCGCTCAGGCGGATTTGTTCGGGGCTGATTTGCGCGGTGCCGACTTGCGACGAGCGAATTTGCAGGGCGCAAATTTGGAAAATGCCTGTTTGCAAGATACAAAACTCAGGCCGTCCGATCGCCGACAGATCGTTGTCTCGGTTCCCCAAGAGAATTTCTTCCCCGAAGAATAGTATTCGAGCTGCAGTCTTCGAGTCTTTGTGTGGGAACACTCATCTCGACATTTGTCGGC is from Synechococcus sp. PCC 7336 and encodes:
- a CDS encoding pentapeptide repeat-containing protein; translation: MADARLIAFLKQSMADSNGAGPYTRSNRRIRGRALSSLDLQGADLQGADLRGTNLRGANLTGANLSSARAIGADLRGACLLEADLALTQLEEARLEGSLLAGVNAVGANFSRAQLRNVDLSDANGIGASFRQADLRDADLSGTVLQRADLSDAILIAAVLCQTDLSRANLFEAELIAADLHSAQLCRTNLTGAHLLNACLFRANLAQADLFGADLRGADLRRANLQGANLENACLQDTKLRPSDRRQIVVSVPQENFFPEE